The nucleotide sequence CATATTTACCTAACATGTCGTTGTAAAACGCACGAGATGTTAATGTAAGTGTTTGCGATTGCTTTGTTAAAGCTTCAACAATTTTTGGGTGACAATGCCCTTGATTTACAGATGAGTAAGCCGATAAGAAATCGTAATATTGCTTACCTTCTACGTCCCAAACATGCACACCTTCTCCTCTACTCAATACTACTGGAAGTGGATGGTAATTTTGTGCACCATACTTGTTTTCTAATGCCATCGCTTCTTGCGATGAAATGTGGTCTAAAACAGCCATTTTAATAAATTTTAATTAGTAAAAAAATAACCATTCCTTATCTACCTTTATCCTTTCGAGGTGTCGAAAATTCAGCGTGGGAAAGAAATCATCCCTAAAAGGCTTGCAAATTACTAAATATAAGCTGCTTCTAAAAATGTTCTTTTAGTTTTTTGCTGCTAGTGATGAAATCTGTAACTCTAATCGCTTAATTTCTCTTATAATTGCATTTTTATCCATTTGCATCCAAACAAACATTTTTAACATACTAACTATTAACATACAAAATGTTCCAATAAGAGCCCATTTAATAAGTTCGTTTGTAACATCTGTATTAAAAAATTGGATCATACAATACACAAATACTATAAAAACAAATACAGTTACTATATTCATCATAAGCATGATCCATTTATTCTTTCCTTTAAAAGTCCCAAGAACCATTTGAAAAATATTTTGCTCTTCTAATTCATCATAGAATTTTGCTTCTTCTTGTGTTAATGTCTCTTTTATTAACTTGTCTATGTCTTCCATATTAGTTTTCATAATAAAATTTATTTTATTGTTCCCACGAAAGTGGGAAACTGTTAATATTTATCCTTTGTGTTTTTTAATACTTTTTTTTAATTTTTCTCTTGCATGAAAGAGTCTTGATTTTACTGTTCCTGCTTTAATGTTTAACAACTTAGAGATGTCATTTAGCGGTAGTTCTTCTAAGTAAAATAGTTTTACTACGTATTGTTGATCTGTTGGTAATTCTAAAATAGCACTATAAAGTTTCTTCTTAAGATTTAACCTTTCGTCATAAGGCTCATCTATTATATCAGTTTCTTGCTTAAAAGCATTCCCTACTTTTCTCTCTTTTTGCCTTTTCCTTAATGCATCAATAGACTTTGTATGCACAATTCTTAATGCCCAACCACCAAAACTTTGAGGATCTCTTATATCTTCTAACTTATCTATAATAGTTCTCCAACTATCTTGCGCAACATCTTTAGCTTCATCTGCATCTTTAACAATATAAAATGCTTTCGTGCAAAACTTTTTATGCCAACGTTTTACCAATGCGGCTAGAGCCATTTTATTTCCAGATTGGTAATCTAGAATTAAAAGTCCGTCTCTTTCTTTTTCGGTTTGGCTCATTAAATGGTCTCTTTACATAATAGACGTAAAAACCCAAAACAGGTTCAATTTTTACTGAAGTTCTATAAAGATAGTTGAAATTTGTTCGAGTTACAGGATGCTTTCTTATTTTTGCCGCATGGCAAGAAAAAACAAAAAACAGGTTTTTACAAATTTAGAAGTTATTGATGCTGGAGCAAAAGGCAAAACAGTGGCAAAAGCACCAGATGGGAAAGTCGTGTTTTTATCAAATGCCGTTCCTGGGGATGTAGTTGATGTGCAAACTTTTAAAAAGCGAAAAGCTTATTATGAAGGGAAAGCCATTGCTTTTCATAAGCTGTCTGATAAGAGAACAGAGCCAAAGTGCGAACATTTTGGAACCTGTGGTGGCTGTAAATGGCAACACATGAGTTACGACAACCAATTATTCTACAAGCAAAAAGAAGTTACCAATAACTTAACACGTATTGGACATATTGAATTGCCAGAAGTAACACCTATTTTAGGTTCAAAAGAGCAATATTTCTACAGAAATAAAATGGAATTCTCATTTAGTGATAGTCGTTGGTTAACACTTGAAGAAATAAATTCTGATAAAGATTTAGGTGATAAAAATGCACTTGGTTTTCATATTCCTGGAATGTGGGACAAAATTTTGGATGTAAAAAAATGTTGGTTGCAAGCAGATCCATCAAATGCTATTAGAAATTCAGTTAAACAGTTTGCCATAGATAATAATCTAGAGTTTTTCAATACTCGTAACCAAACAGGACTTTTACGTACTATGATGATTCGTACAACTAGTACTGGAGAAATCATGATTTTAGTCCAATTTTTTAAAGAAGATGTTGAAAAACGTATATTATTACTAGACTATTTAAAGACTACCTTTCCAGAAATCACTTCTTTACAATACGTCATTAACGGAAAAGCTAATGATACCATCTATGATCAAGAAATTATTTGTTATCATGGACGCGACCATATTTTTGAAGAGATGGAAGGCTTAAAATTCAAAATAAATGCTAAATCATTTTATCAAACAAATTCTGATCAAGCTTACGAGCTTTACAAAATTACTAGAGACTTTGCTAGATTAACAGGAAACGAATTAGTGTACGATTTATATACAGGAACAGGAACTATTGCGCAATTTGTAGCTAAAAAAGCAGAAAAAGTGGTTGGTGTTGAAGCTGTTCCAGACGCAATTACTGCTGCTAAGGAGAATGCACAATTAAACAACATAGATAACGTTGAGTTTTATGTTGGTGATATGAAAAACGTATTTAACCAAGAATTTATAAATACACATGGACAGCCAGACGTCATTATTACAGACCCTCCAAGAGATGGTATGCATAAAGATGTGGTTAAACAAATACTAAACATTTCGCCAGAAAGAATTGTTTATGTAAGTTGCAATAGTGCAACCCAAGCTAGAGATTTGGCTTTAATGGACACTATGTATAAAGTAATAAAAACGCAGGCAGTAGATATGTTTCCACAAACTTTTCATGTAGAAAATGTTGTACTTTTGGAAAAGCGAAAATAGATTTAAATGAAAAAACAATCCCTATTCATTCTATTCTTAATGCTCACAATGTTTGCTTGTGAAAAAGATGATATTTGCTCTGAAGCTACTGCTACAACACCTCAGCTAGTGATTCGATTCTACGATGCACTTATTCCAGAAGACACAAAATCTATTTCTGGTTTATTTGTGTATGGTATTAATGATGCAGACGAAACAGTATTTTTTAAAAATATTACAATAGGCACTAAAGATTCCATAGCTATTCCTTTAAGAACGGATAGTAATATGACAAAGTTAGTTTTCCATAAAGATTTAGTAGATACAGATGATTTATTAGTTGGAAATCCTGATACTGTAGATGTAAGTTACGAAAGAAAAGACATATATGTATCACGTGCTTGTGGTTATAAAGCGACGTTCACCAATTTAGGAGCTGTTTTAACACCTGATGCTGACAATTGGATAATAAATATTACTATCGAAAATAACACCATAGACAATGAAAATGCAGCGCACATTAACATATATCACTAGTATTTTTGCTGTACTGCTGATGACATTTTCAGTAAGCGCACAAGACGACAGCGTCGCAAACGACTCCATTCGTTATGCTCAAAAATATGGCTTACGCTTAGGTGGCGATGTAAGCAAGCTAGTGAGATCGTTTGTTGATGATGATTATACAGGCTTTGAAATTAATGGTGATTATCGTTTGTCTAAAAATCTTTACATAGCAGGAGAGTTAGGAACCGAAGAAAAAACTACAGAAAGTGATTACCTAAACGCAACCGCTCAAGGAAGCTATTTTAAAGGAGGTATAGACTTTAACTTATACGATAATTGGTTTGGTATGGAAAACATGATTTATAGTGGTTTTCGTGCTGGGTTTGGCACATTTAACCAAACTATAAATAGTTATACCATTTTTGATACCAATGGGCAGCCTTGGGGAAACCAAACAACTGTTACAGATGGTACAAAACAAAGTGGTTTAACAGCTATTTGGGGAGAATTAATTCTTGGTGTTAAAGCCGAAACACTAAATAATTTGTATGTTGGGTTTAATATCCAGTTAAAAGGTCGCATTACTGAGACTGAACCAAATAACTTTGAAAACCTTTACATTCCTGGATTTGGGCGCACATATGATAGTGGAAACTTTAGTGTGAGTTTTGGTTATAACGTTTCCTACCTTATTCCTTTGTTTAAGAAGGATAAATAATTATAAACTTTATTTGAAAACTTTTCGAAACCAAACAAAACAAAGCATTGACTTTTTAACTTTAAAAAGTTAACTTCGTTTAACGACTGGTATAAGTCATTAAAACGACGTCATATCACAAAAGTTAAACGAAACTCTCATCTTTTTAACATTCCAAACTGACATTTATCATAGTAATTCCTTTAGAGTTTAAAGACCTTTATTTCTATAAAACATCAATCTTTAAATTCCAAAACTATGAAAACTTTAAAAACACTTGGTATTATCTTTCTCCTTACGCTTTATGGCTGCGCTTCTACAGAAGCTGTATTGTCTGAGTTTGATGAAAGCGTAGACTTTGAAACTTATGATACGTTTGTA is from Pontimicrobium sp. SW4 and encodes:
- a CDS encoding DUF6768 family protein; translation: MKTNMEDIDKLIKETLTQEEAKFYDELEEQNIFQMVLGTFKGKNKWIMLMMNIVTVFVFIVFVYCMIQFFNTDVTNELIKWALIGTFCMLIVSMLKMFVWMQMDKNAIIREIKRLELQISSLAAKN
- a CDS encoding sigma-70 family RNA polymerase sigma factor, with the protein product MSQTEKERDGLLILDYQSGNKMALAALVKRWHKKFCTKAFYIVKDADEAKDVAQDSWRTIIDKLEDIRDPQSFGGWALRIVHTKSIDALRKRQKERKVGNAFKQETDIIDEPYDERLNLKKKLYSAILELPTDQQYVVKLFYLEELPLNDISKLLNIKAGTVKSRLFHAREKLKKSIKKHKG
- the rlmD gene encoding 23S rRNA (uracil(1939)-C(5))-methyltransferase RlmD, with the protein product MARKNKKQVFTNLEVIDAGAKGKTVAKAPDGKVVFLSNAVPGDVVDVQTFKKRKAYYEGKAIAFHKLSDKRTEPKCEHFGTCGGCKWQHMSYDNQLFYKQKEVTNNLTRIGHIELPEVTPILGSKEQYFYRNKMEFSFSDSRWLTLEEINSDKDLGDKNALGFHIPGMWDKILDVKKCWLQADPSNAIRNSVKQFAIDNNLEFFNTRNQTGLLRTMMIRTTSTGEIMILVQFFKEDVEKRILLLDYLKTTFPEITSLQYVINGKANDTIYDQEIICYHGRDHIFEEMEGLKFKINAKSFYQTNSDQAYELYKITRDFARLTGNELVYDLYTGTGTIAQFVAKKAEKVVGVEAVPDAITAAKENAQLNNIDNVEFYVGDMKNVFNQEFINTHGQPDVIITDPPRDGMHKDVVKQILNISPERIVYVSCNSATQARDLALMDTMYKVIKTQAVDMFPQTFHVENVVLLEKRK
- a CDS encoding DUF6452 family protein, with protein sequence MKKQSLFILFLMLTMFACEKDDICSEATATTPQLVIRFYDALIPEDTKSISGLFVYGINDADETVFFKNITIGTKDSIAIPLRTDSNMTKLVFHKDLVDTDDLLVGNPDTVDVSYERKDIYVSRACGYKATFTNLGAVLTPDADNWIINITIENNTIDNENAAHINIYH
- a CDS encoding DUF6048 family protein, yielding MQRTLTYITSIFAVLLMTFSVSAQDDSVANDSIRYAQKYGLRLGGDVSKLVRSFVDDDYTGFEINGDYRLSKNLYIAGELGTEEKTTESDYLNATAQGSYFKGGIDFNLYDNWFGMENMIYSGFRAGFGTFNQTINSYTIFDTNGQPWGNQTTVTDGTKQSGLTAIWGELILGVKAETLNNLYVGFNIQLKGRITETEPNNFENLYIPGFGRTYDSGNFSVSFGYNVSYLIPLFKKDK